In the Nicotiana tabacum cultivar K326 chromosome 16, ASM71507v2, whole genome shotgun sequence genome, one interval contains:
- the LOC142170355 gene encoding uncharacterized protein LOC142170355, protein MARIGSDHRPLFIKNLYANHNYIKYFRFLNYWLNLTGFYDVVKESWNSEVSGNSMWILQSKLKALSRKLTQWSKEDIGDINEAVNNWEVKLQYLEDKDIENNIEESREEMNRAHVEYIRWLNVQDSLLKQNSRIKWFEDGDKNTRRDEKNSNAAIKHFNAQFNLPTPHLNPSILEYIPKYIMEQDNLILCRILDDEEIKNAVLTLSVDSTAGPDGYNGVFFHNCWDIIRKDVCAFVMEVFKGKVSPNQSDFVKDRLIYENILYLKRLFIISLTRIKKIDMVQNLISNVWYSIIINKSRHGFFSSSQGLKQGDPLSPSLFIIVDEVLSRSLNSLYNYPDFTPFDMYNKVPKVNHLAYVDNIIIFCSGNSKSIKLVMKQIGNYEDSSDQLVNTDKSFFLTAPKIFSNKINKIRK, encoded by the exons ATGGCTAGGATTGGTTCTGACCATAGACCTTTATTCATAAAAAATCTCTATGCGAATCACAACTACATTAAATATTTTAGATTCCTCAATTATTGGTTAAATCTGACTGGTTTTTATGATGTTGTTAAGGAAAGTTGGAATTCTGAGGTTTCAGGTAATTCCATGTGGATTTTGCAATCAAAGCTGAAGGCTCTCAGTAGGAAATTAACACAATGGTCCAAGGAAGACATTGGTGACATTAATGAGGCAGTTAATAACTGGGAAGTGAAACTTCAATATTTAGAGGATAAGGATATTGAAAACAATATAGAAGAGAGCAGAGAAGAAATGAACAGAGCCCATGTCGAATACATTAGATGGTTAAATGTCCAAGACTCTCTTCTCAAGCAGAATTCTAGAATAAAATGGTTTGAAGATGGCGACAAAAATACCAG GAGGGACGAGAAAAATTCTAATGCAGCAATCAAGCACTTCAATGCGCAGTTCAACTTACCTACTCCACACCTCAATCCCTCTATTCTTGAGTATATTCCTAAATATATTATGGAGCAGGACAATTTAATTCTCTGTAGGATACTAGACGATGAGGAGATCAAAAATGCAGTTCTTACCCTTAGTGTTGATAGCACAGCTGGCCCGGATGGATATAATGGTGTTTTTTTCCACAATTGCTGGGACATTATCAGAAAGGATGTATGTGCTTTTGTGATGGAAGTCTTCAAAGGGAAAG TTTCCCCTAATCAAAGTGACTTTGTGAAGGATAGACTAATTTATGAAAATATTCTTTATCTCAAGAGATTATTCATAATATCTCTGACAAGAATAAAGAAG ATAGACATGGTTCAAAATCTGATTTCAAATGTGTGGTACTCCATCATTATTAATAAATCTAGACATGgttttttctcatcttctcaagGTCTTAAACAAGGCGACCCCCTATCCCCTTCTCTTTTTATTATAGTTGATGAAGTACTTTCCAGGTCTCTTAACAGCTTGTACAATTACCCTGATTTTACTCCTTTTGATATGTATAATAAGGTTCCAAAAGTTAACCATTTAGCCTATGTAGATAATATTATAATTTTCTGTAGTGGTAACTCTAAGTCTATTAAGCTTGTTATGAAACAAATTGGTAATTATGAGGATAGCTCTGATCAACTAGTTAACACAGACAAAAGCTTTTTCCTTACTGCTCCTAAGATTTTTTCAAACAAGATTAATAAAATTAGGAAGTGA